A window from Bacteroidota bacterium encodes these proteins:
- the pnp gene encoding polyribonucleotide nucleotidyltransferase, producing the protein MKPTGIQQTFDMGDGRMVTIETGKLAKQADGSVVVKYGNTMLLATAVSNPDAKPGVDFMPLTVDYREMFASTGRFPGGFFKREARPSDGEVLVSRLVDRALRPLFPEDYHADTQVLIYLISSDKTILPDCFAGLAAAAALAVSDIPFNGPISEVRVGRIDGNFKINPTIEEMKTSDIDMIVAASQKDILMVEGEMLEVSEAVMLEAIKFAHEAIRVQIGAINALAAAVEKSKVKREYSHETNDAALQEKVHAFCYEKALAVAMQGNPNKAERKAAFKAVFEAFWATIPAEEQTDELKGLAKKYYYITEWEAVRRAVLDTRKRLDGRTLTEIRPIWSETDYLPMAHGSAVFTRGETQSLTTVTLGTKLDAQLIDTPMYHEEVNFLLHYNFPPFSTGEAKPMRGTGRREIGHGNLALRALKNMIPADNQYTIRIVSDILESNGSSSMATVCAGTMALMDAGVKVKKPVAGIAMGLITDAAGKYAVLSDILGDEDHLGDMDFKVCGTKDGITAVQMDLKVDGLPYEVMAEALEQAKQGRLHIMGEMLKTISEPREDYKDHAPRIVQLRIPREFIGAVIGPGGKIIQEMQRETGTTIMIEEVGEFGVVDIAASNKDSIDKAVMRIKGITSLPDVGEVYEGKVKSIMPFGAFVEFLPGRDGLLHISEVDWKRLENLDGVLKQGDIIQVKLIEIDEKTGKFRLSRKVLLPKPEGWQERPPRREGGNNRGPRNPQPENTTQD; encoded by the coding sequence ATGAAACCAACAGGAATTCAACAAACGTTCGACATGGGCGACGGCCGTATGGTGACCATCGAAACGGGCAAATTAGCCAAACAGGCTGACGGTTCGGTAGTTGTGAAGTACGGTAACACGATGCTGCTTGCTACGGCAGTATCCAACCCTGATGCAAAACCCGGCGTTGACTTTATGCCGCTCACGGTTGATTACCGTGAAATGTTTGCCTCTACAGGCCGCTTCCCCGGAGGCTTTTTCAAACGCGAAGCCCGTCCGAGCGATGGCGAAGTGCTTGTAAGCCGCCTTGTGGACCGCGCACTGCGTCCGCTTTTCCCCGAAGATTATCACGCCGACACACAGGTGCTGATTTATCTCATCTCGTCAGACAAAACCATTCTGCCCGATTGCTTTGCCGGCCTTGCTGCCGCTGCTGCACTGGCAGTTTCAGATATTCCGTTCAACGGACCTATTTCAGAGGTTCGTGTGGGTCGTATTGATGGAAATTTCAAGATCAACCCCACGATTGAGGAAATGAAAACTTCTGATATCGACATGATTGTGGCTGCCAGCCAGAAAGATATTCTGATGGTGGAAGGCGAAATGCTCGAAGTATCAGAAGCTGTAATGCTTGAGGCCATCAAATTTGCACACGAAGCGATTCGTGTACAGATCGGAGCCATCAACGCACTGGCTGCTGCGGTTGAAAAGTCGAAAGTAAAGCGCGAATACAGCCACGAAACCAACGACGCCGCACTGCAGGAAAAAGTACATGCCTTCTGCTACGAAAAAGCACTTGCCGTAGCCATGCAGGGTAACCCGAATAAGGCCGAGCGCAAAGCCGCTTTCAAAGCGGTGTTTGAAGCGTTCTGGGCCACCATTCCGGCCGAAGAACAAACCGACGAACTCAAAGGCCTTGCCAAAAAGTATTACTACATCACCGAATGGGAAGCCGTTCGCCGTGCTGTACTCGATACCCGCAAGCGCCTCGACGGCCGCACACTTACTGAAATCCGCCCGATCTGGAGTGAAACCGATTACCTGCCTATGGCACACGGTTCAGCCGTATTTACCCGTGGCGAAACACAGTCGCTTACCACTGTTACACTCGGCACCAAACTCGATGCACAGCTTATCGATACACCGATGTATCACGAAGAAGTAAACTTCCTGCTGCATTACAACTTCCCGCCCTTCTCTACAGGTGAGGCTAAGCCGATGCGCGGAACCGGTCGTCGTGAAATTGGTCATGGCAACCTCGCACTGCGTGCACTCAAAAACATGATTCCGGCCGATAACCAATACACTATTCGTATTGTTTCGGATATTCTCGAATCAAACGGTTCTTCATCTATGGCCACCGTTTGCGCAGGTACAATGGCGCTGATGGATGCAGGTGTGAAAGTGAAAAAGCCGGTTGCCGGTATTGCAATGGGTCTTATCACGGATGCAGCCGGTAAGTACGCCGTACTTTCTGATATTCTCGGTGATGAAGATCACCTCGGTGATATGGATTTCAAAGTTTGTGGTACAAAAGACGGCATTACTGCTGTTCAGATGGACCTGAAGGTTGACGGACTGCCTTACGAAGTAATGGCCGAAGCATTAGAGCAGGCCAAACAAGGCCGTTTGCATATCATGGGTGAAATGCTGAAAACGATCAGCGAGCCGCGTGAAGACTATAAAGATCACGCACCGCGCATCGTTCAGCTCCGCATCCCGCGCGAGTTTATTGGTGCGGTAATCGGACCGGGCGGCAAAATTATTCAGGAAATGCAGCGCGAAACCGGCACTACCATTATGATTGAAGAGGTAGGCGAGTTTGGTGTAGTGGATATTGCCGCTTCAAACAAAGATTCGATCGACAAGGCTGTGATGCGCATCAAAGGCATTACTTCGTTGCCCGATGTGGGTGAAGTATATGAAGGCAAAGTGAAGAGCATTATGCCCTTCGGTGCTTTCGTAGAATTCCTGCCCGGCCGCGATGGTCTGCTGCACATTTCGGAAGTGGACTGGAAACGCCTCGAAAACCTCGACGGTGTGCTCAAACAGGGCGATATCATTCAGGTGAAACTGATTGAGATTGACGAGAAGACCGGTAAGTTCCGTCTTTCACGCAAGGTGCTTCTGCCCAAGCCCGAAGGCTGGCAGGAACGTCCGCCCCGCCGCGAAGGTGGAAACAACCGCGGCCCGCGCAATCCGCAGCCCGAGAATACCACTCAGGATTAA
- a CDS encoding sigma-70 family RNA polymerase sigma factor: MRQLKISKQVTNRETASLDKYLQEIGRVDLINAEEEVELARRIKQNDQAALAKLVNANLRFVVSVSKQYQNQGLSLPDLINEGNLGLIKAAQRFDETRGFKFISYAVWWIRQSILQALAEQSRIVRLPLNKIGSINKINKTFARLEQEYEREPSADEIAAALELSPEDIKEALRNTGRHVSMDAPLATGDENTSNMYDVMQSEDTPSPEGTLISESLRKEIERALSTLTAREADVVRLYFGLNGEHALTLEEIGERFDLTRERVRQIKEKAIRRLKHTSRSRLLKTYLG, from the coding sequence ATGCGTCAGCTAAAAATATCGAAGCAGGTAACGAACCGTGAAACGGCATCGCTCGACAAATATTTGCAGGAGATTGGTCGTGTTGATCTGATTAATGCGGAGGAGGAAGTTGAATTAGCACGCAGAATCAAACAGAATGATCAGGCCGCATTAGCCAAACTGGTGAATGCGAACCTGCGTTTCGTTGTTTCTGTTTCCAAACAGTATCAGAACCAGGGCCTGAGTTTGCCTGACCTGATTAACGAAGGCAATCTTGGTTTGATTAAAGCAGCACAGCGTTTCGATGAAACACGCGGCTTTAAATTCATCTCCTACGCTGTTTGGTGGATTCGTCAGTCAATTCTTCAGGCGCTGGCCGAGCAGTCGCGCATTGTGCGTTTGCCGCTCAATAAAATCGGCTCCATCAACAAAATCAACAAAACCTTTGCCCGTCTCGAGCAGGAATACGAACGCGAGCCCAGCGCCGATGAAATCGCCGCCGCACTCGAACTTTCGCCCGAAGACATCAAAGAAGCTTTGCGTAATACCGGCCGCCACGTATCCATGGATGCTCCGCTCGCCACCGGCGACGAGAACACGAGCAACATGTATGATGTGATGCAGAGCGAAGACACGCCAAGCCCCGAAGGCACACTCATCAGCGAATCGCTCCGCAAGGAAATTGAACGCGCGCTTTCCACACTCACCGCCCGCGAGGCCGATGTGGTGCGCCTGTACTTCGGCCTCAATGGCGAACACGCACTCACACTCGAAGAAATCGGCGAGCGTTTTGATCTCACCCGCGAACGCGTGCGCCAGATCAAGGAAAAAGCCATCCGCCGCCTGAAACATACTTCGCGCAGCCGTTTGCTGAAAACATATCTGGGTTAA
- a CDS encoding tetratricopeptide repeat protein, whose translation MISFGATAQTGSGVPSNFYPALELITLGDVELRFGRTEQALMNYNNAIAMAPDFAEAYVHRGRLYAIMGRQSESAADFQQATQLNPYAALYIDARRRLQMLKTDYRTSAEDPLQQILNNPYQTTLQYNLADRSLIEGHFDSSLVASAQRLQANPLDTEALTCAALSSYFLGQTTQGHKYIDRVLTLIPGSAQAADIKGMMYKKEQRFGDARKWFQQAISHDSLYAISYYHLGYLSKLEGDTISALQWFNKALRLEPQLRQALIMRSAVHTAQNNFNEAQNDMLLISDAAETDHALYNQAVLNKHLGDYQNALRIYEDLLYKNPNDVYLLNALGNLYNFFGDFDRAVLHYNRALQLKPDYHTARYNLGITLLLQLRHVRACAELREAEMYNVPGAAMAVRCNCAGF comes from the coding sequence TTGATTTCATTTGGAGCAACTGCACAAACAGGAAGCGGTGTTCCCTCCAATTTTTATCCGGCACTTGAACTGATTACGCTTGGCGATGTGGAACTGCGCTTCGGGCGCACGGAGCAGGCGTTAATGAATTACAACAATGCCATTGCCATGGCGCCTGACTTTGCCGAAGCCTACGTGCACCGTGGCCGTCTTTATGCCATTATGGGAAGGCAAAGCGAATCAGCCGCCGATTTTCAGCAGGCTACTCAGCTTAATCCGTACGCGGCATTGTACATTGATGCGCGGCGCAGGCTGCAAATGCTCAAAACCGATTACCGCACTTCTGCCGAAGATCCGCTCCAGCAGATTCTGAACAATCCGTATCAAACCACACTGCAATACAACCTTGCCGACCGCAGCCTCATCGAAGGCCATTTCGATTCAAGTCTGGTGGCTTCGGCACAGCGTCTGCAGGCTAATCCGCTCGATACAGAAGCACTTACCTGTGCGGCCTTATCGAGCTATTTTCTTGGACAAACAACGCAAGGACATAAGTATATTGATCGTGTACTTACACTTATTCCGGGCAGTGCGCAGGCCGCGGATATAAAAGGGATGATGTACAAAAAGGAACAACGCTTCGGCGATGCGCGCAAATGGTTTCAGCAAGCCATTTCGCACGACTCGCTTTATGCCATAAGCTATTATCATCTCGGCTACCTGAGCAAACTCGAAGGCGATACAATATCCGCGCTGCAATGGTTCAACAAAGCACTGCGCCTTGAACCGCAGCTCAGGCAGGCATTAATTATGCGCAGTGCGGTACACACAGCTCAAAATAATTTCAACGAGGCGCAAAATGATATGCTGCTTATTTCTGATGCCGCCGAAACCGATCATGCGCTTTACAATCAGGCCGTGCTCAACAAACATCTCGGCGATTATCAAAATGCGTTGCGCATTTACGAAGATTTACTGTACAAAAATCCGAACGATGTGTATCTGCTCAATGCGCTGGGCAATCTTTACAATTTCTTCGGCGATTTTGATCGTGCCGTGCTGCATTACAACCGCGCCCTGCAACTAAAACCCGATTATCACACCGCACGCTACAACTTAGGCATCACGCTGCTGCTTCAATTGCGCCATGTACGTGCCTGCGCGGAGCTGCGCGAAGCAGAAATGTATAATGTACCCGGAGCGGCTATGGCGGTGAGGTGTAATTGTGCGGGGTTTTAG
- a CDS encoding T9SS type A sorting domain-containing protein has translation MKNFLLIASALVLTQHTFAQDVLTHQQVNAMNPRSSATTAETHFPAYTPPAVPLYSTDVTINPQPAIDQNKVRIAVAFNGWLYAAYSFQDAATNEGGMTIMRSRTNGQTWIPMNSFSFPGADLSVFDITVAGTDTNNLVLYVTGSNRIISTGSDVLYVDKYNATTGAFIIENYTLLRGNNSPIRGISIATDYTHPAVGVTGYSIGIAYSAFQSSTDSIIFIGSIDGGNTFTEREVVATTGFYSRHVSISYGRSASGSNGRYFIAWERLPSSTARTGNIYVSRNTSTVDGTFITPKNLDSISSAAIGLCAYPEIATSYDTEDTDSGGVSAVVLVQRDYSSNGTDYDAIGFFNKRAHFTNFWYRLDVVNSNENDLYPHISYDPTNNNFLATYYDSTNGRLPYVINNFNLINNSTWTVINPQYNDITTNLLKPLPRVEINPLVTGVAHAWIAKGVGNNGVAMFDAEYVITGVQQAGQISANELYPNPATQQATLSYTVSTATNVRIALVNMVGQEVEVQNIERTAGNFQTTFDVSELPAGIYFVRMQVGNDVMTKRLVVTH, from the coding sequence ATGAAAAACTTTTTACTGATCGCCTCAGCGTTAGTGCTAACACAGCACACATTTGCTCAGGATGTATTAACGCACCAGCAGGTAAATGCAATGAACCCACGTTCATCTGCAACAACAGCTGAAACACATTTCCCGGCCTACACGCCCCCTGCAGTGCCGCTTTATTCAACTGATGTTACCATTAACCCTCAGCCGGCTATTGATCAAAACAAAGTACGGATTGCTGTAGCTTTCAATGGCTGGCTCTATGCAGCCTATAGTTTTCAGGATGCAGCAACCAACGAAGGCGGCATGACAATTATGCGATCACGTACCAACGGACAAACCTGGATTCCGATGAATTCGTTTTCGTTTCCCGGAGCCGATCTTTCTGTTTTTGACATTACAGTAGCCGGAACCGATACCAATAACCTGGTGCTTTATGTTACCGGATCGAACAGAATTATTTCAACCGGAAGTGACGTGTTGTATGTAGATAAATACAATGCCACAACAGGAGCGTTTATTATTGAAAACTATACGCTGCTTCGCGGTAATAACAGCCCAATTCGCGGTATATCCATTGCTACTGATTACACCCATCCTGCTGTGGGAGTAACAGGCTACAGTATTGGCATTGCCTATTCAGCTTTTCAGTCCAGTACCGATTCAATTATTTTTATCGGTTCTATAGACGGTGGAAATACGTTTACTGAACGCGAAGTAGTTGCCACAACCGGATTTTACTCACGCCATGTTTCAATTTCTTATGGCCGCAGTGCTTCGGGTTCAAATGGCCGCTATTTTATAGCTTGGGAACGCTTGCCTTCATCAACAGCCCGTACAGGTAATATTTATGTTTCACGCAATACAAGCACGGTTGACGGTACATTTATTACACCGAAAAACCTCGACTCTATAAGCTCTGCGGCAATCGGGCTTTGCGCATACCCCGAAATTGCAACCAGTTATGATACCGAAGACACAGACAGCGGTGGTGTAAGTGCTGTTGTATTGGTTCAGCGCGATTACAGCAGCAACGGAACTGATTATGATGCAATTGGTTTTTTCAACAAACGTGCACACTTTACCAATTTCTGGTATCGTCTGGATGTTGTAAACTCAAATGAAAACGATTTGTATCCGCACATCAGTTATGATCCTACAAATAATAACTTCCTTGCCACTTACTATGATTCTACAAACGGCAGACTTCCGTATGTAATCAACAATTTTAACCTTATCAATAACAGTACCTGGACTGTAATCAACCCACAATACAATGATATAACAACGAACTTGCTCAAGCCGCTGCCGCGTGTAGAAATCAACCCGCTTGTAACAGGTGTTGCACATGCATGGATTGCAAAAGGTGTTGGCAACAATGGTGTAGCTATGTTTGATGCCGAGTATGTAATTACAGGTGTTCAGCAGGCCGGACAAATCTCGGCTAATGAGTTGTATCCGAATCCGGCAACTCAGCAGGCTACACTTTCTTACACAGTATCAACTGCTACTAATGTTCGCATTGCACTTGTAAACATGGTAGGTCAGGAAGTAGAAGTTCAAAACATTGAACGCACAGCCGGAAACTTCCAAACTACATTTGATGTAAGCGAACTGCCTGCCGGAATTTATTTTGTTCGTATGCAGGTTGGAAATGATGTAATGACCAAGCGTTTGGTGGTTACTCACTAA
- the rpe gene encoding ribulose-phosphate 3-epimerase encodes MPALVAPSVLSADFGNLQRDIEFINSSAADWFHVDVMDGVFVPNISFGFPVIKTLQQHATKPLDVHLMIVNPDNYIDELGKYKPAVLTVHYEACTHLHRTLQHIKAVGAKTGVALNPHTPVSMVKDILHEIDLLLIMSINPGFGGQKFEPLALDKVREAKALITAKGTNTLIEVDGGVTPDNCDALIAAGADVLVAGTAVFAAPDRNAAIVRLKGK; translated from the coding sequence ATGCCAGCACTCGTAGCTCCTTCCGTTCTCTCGGCCGATTTCGGCAACCTTCAGCGTGATATTGAATTTATCAACTCAAGTGCTGCCGACTGGTTTCATGTTGATGTAATGGACGGCGTTTTTGTGCCTAATATTTCGTTTGGCTTTCCGGTTATCAAAACATTACAGCAGCATGCAACCAAGCCGCTTGACGTGCATCTGATGATTGTAAATCCCGACAATTACATAGACGAGCTTGGCAAATACAAACCGGCCGTGCTTACCGTGCATTACGAAGCCTGCACGCACCTGCACCGCACCCTGCAGCACATTAAGGCTGTGGGCGCCAAAACCGGCGTGGCACTCAATCCGCATACGCCCGTGAGCATGGTAAAAGACATCCTGCACGAAATAGACCTGCTGCTGATTATGAGCATCAATCCCGGTTTTGGCGGACAAAAATTTGAGCCGCTTGCGCTCGACAAAGTGCGCGAAGCAAAAGCATTGATTACTGCCAAAGGCACCAATACACTTATTGAGGTGGATGGCGGCGTAACACCCGACAATTGCGACGCATTAATTGCCGCCGGAGCCGATGTACTTGTGGCCGGCACCGCCGTATTTGCTGCGCCCGACCGCAATGCGGCGATTGTACGATTGAAAGGGAAGTAA
- a CDS encoding sulfatase-like hydrolase/transferase: MREAFRTHLVWLFLRQFLFWMLFFGLTRLIFLLWNIEETTGTGAGEVLAAFWHALYVDAAMTAYFMGISWLLFSVAGFWRAQLWLKINTWLHYVFIVAVSFLTIGELPIYDEWHHKLTYKALWFLGDPAEVINTASTLQLLVGLPSVALLAWGAIWFYKRAVPWQFAVQPLRWKHIVFVLLAPVAVFWFLRGGFFQVMPVQVSDAYYSRSNFLNTVSVNSTFHLFSNIFQNRNAGEPYKLLPPEEARRIFNQMVKAPADSTVQVLTTTRPNVVLVVLEGWSADLIEPLGGYPGITPHFNKMLGDGISFDSCYASGSLSDQGMAAVFSAFPAQPKTSIITQPDKYTHLPCLSNAFSKAGYATSFMFGGQLSYGNIRAYMYYNQFGRITEEKDFGPEIPKGKLGAHDEYLFNRQLSDLGREKQPFFAAMFTLSTHGPFDIPMKPELNWGGKEKEYINSALYADRCIHNFLESARKQPWYSNTLFVFVPDHSHNSPRNWSFNEPNYRRIPMVFFGEVIKPEYRGYHYRKICSQIDLAATLLTQLKLDASPFHYSKNLFNTCAPEYAYYAFDEGFGWIKPGAHVVYEVRQNRIEHEKVSSDDQRRQLITEGKAWLQIMTDEYWKY, encoded by the coding sequence ATGCGCGAAGCATTCCGCACACATCTCGTCTGGCTTTTTCTACGGCAGTTCCTTTTCTGGATGCTTTTCTTTGGCCTCACACGCCTCATTTTTCTGCTCTGGAATATCGAAGAAACCACTGGCACCGGTGCAGGCGAAGTACTTGCCGCATTCTGGCATGCATTGTATGTGGATGCTGCCATGACGGCTTATTTCATGGGTATTTCGTGGCTGCTTTTTTCGGTGGCAGGTTTTTGGCGGGCACAGCTTTGGCTGAAAATAAATACCTGGCTGCATTATGTGTTTATTGTGGCCGTGAGTTTTCTCACCATCGGCGAATTGCCCATTTACGACGAGTGGCACCATAAGCTTACCTACAAAGCCCTCTGGTTTCTCGGCGATCCGGCCGAGGTAATAAATACCGCTTCCACACTTCAGCTGCTGGTGGGTTTGCCTTCGGTGGCGTTGCTGGCCTGGGGCGCAATCTGGTTTTACAAACGCGCGGTGCCGTGGCAGTTTGCCGTGCAGCCTTTACGCTGGAAACATATTGTATTTGTACTGCTGGCACCGGTGGCGGTGTTCTGGTTTTTGCGCGGCGGCTTTTTTCAGGTGATGCCGGTGCAGGTGAGTGATGCGTATTATTCGCGCTCCAATTTTCTGAATACAGTAAGCGTTAATTCTACCTTTCACCTGTTCAGCAACATATTTCAGAACCGCAACGCCGGCGAACCATACAAACTCCTGCCGCCTGAAGAGGCCAGACGAATTTTTAACCAGATGGTGAAAGCCCCGGCCGACAGTACCGTGCAGGTGCTTACCACCACGCGCCCGAACGTGGTGCTGGTGGTGCTCGAAGGCTGGTCGGCTGATCTGATTGAGCCGCTGGGAGGATACCCGGGCATTACCCCGCATTTCAATAAAATGCTTGGTGATGGCATTTCGTTCGACAGCTGTTATGCTTCCGGCAGCCTTTCCGATCAGGGCATGGCTGCCGTATTTTCGGCCTTCCCGGCGCAGCCCAAAACTTCCATCATTACCCAACCCGATAAATACACGCATTTGCCCTGCCTCAGCAATGCTTTTTCCAAAGCCGGCTATGCCACTTCGTTTATGTTTGGCGGACAGCTTAGCTACGGGAATATCCGCGCTTACATGTATTACAACCAGTTCGGACGAATTACCGAAGAAAAGGATTTCGGTCCCGAAATTCCCAAAGGCAAACTCGGTGCGCACGACGAGTACTTGTTCAATCGTCAGCTCAGCGATTTAGGCCGCGAAAAACAACCCTTCTTTGCCGCCATGTTTACCCTCAGCACGCACGGCCCGTTTGATATTCCCATGAAACCCGAACTTAACTGGGGCGGCAAAGAAAAAGAATACATCAACTCGGCGCTTTATGCCGATCGCTGCATTCACAACTTCCTTGAGTCGGCACGCAAACAGCCGTGGTACAGCAACACACTTTTTGTGTTTGTACCCGATCACAGTCACAACTCGCCGCGCAACTGGAGCTTTAACGAACCCAATTACCGCCGCATTCCCATGGTATTCTTCGGCGAAGTAATCAAGCCTGAATACCGCGGCTACCACTACCGTAAAATCTGCTCGCAAATTGATCTCGCCGCCACACTGCTCACCCAGCTAAAGCTTGATGCATCGCCGTTTCACTACAGCAAAAATCTGTTCAATACCTGTGCGCCCGAATATGCGTACTACGCATTTGATGAAGGGTTTGGCTGGATAAAGCCCGGCGCGCATGTAGTGTATGAAGTACGCCAGAATCGCATCGAACACGAAAAAGTAAGCTCCGATGATCAGCGCCGGCAACTCATTACCGAAGGCAAAGCCTGGCTGCAGATTATGACCGATGAATACTGGAAATATTAG
- a CDS encoding transglutaminase family protein, whose amino-acid sequence MDSSQLSALISLLDDPDENVFHQIREKLLSMGNVAVPALESAWENSFDPLLQSRIENIIHSIQLDYTRNSLRTWALPGQQDLLEGALIVARTQYPDLDEERIRRHIEQIKQDIWLELNNNLTALEKVRVINHILFDVHNFSGNTANYHAPQNSYINNVLETKKGNPLSLSIIYAVIAQDLRIPVYGVNLPEHFILAYVDAGTDQPMAFTQDSDRVLFYINPFSRGWVVSRKEIDAYLKQQNLDPKPEYYAPCSNLDIIRSLITKLIISYERLGYPNKTEELKRMMDVLSDF is encoded by the coding sequence ATGGACAGCTCCCAGCTCAGCGCATTAATCAGCCTGCTTGATGATCCTGATGAAAACGTATTTCATCAGATCCGCGAAAAATTGCTCTCAATGGGCAATGTGGCTGTACCTGCACTCGAATCGGCCTGGGAAAACTCGTTCGATCCGCTGCTTCAGTCGCGTATCGAAAACATTATCCACAGTATCCAGCTTGATTATACGCGGAACAGTCTTCGCACCTGGGCCTTACCCGGGCAGCAGGATTTGTTAGAAGGTGCGCTTATAGTGGCCCGCACGCAATATCCCGATCTCGACGAGGAACGCATCCGCCGCCACATTGAGCAAATCAAACAGGACATCTGGCTGGAGCTGAACAACAACCTTACGGCGCTTGAAAAAGTGCGTGTAATTAATCACATTCTTTTTGATGTACATAATTTCAGCGGAAATACGGCCAATTACCACGCCCCGCAAAACTCGTACATCAACAATGTACTTGAAACCAAAAAAGGCAATCCACTCTCATTGTCAATAATTTACGCCGTTATTGCACAGGATCTTCGCATACCCGTGTACGGCGTAAACCTGCCTGAGCATTTTATTCTGGCCTATGTGGATGCCGGCACCGATCAGCCGATGGCGTTTACGCAAGACAGCGACCGTGTGTTGTTTTACATCAACCCCTTCAGCCGTGGCTGGGTGGTAAGCCGTAAGGAAATTGATGCTTACCTGAAACAGCAAAACCTCGATCCCAAACCCGAGTATTACGCGCCCTGCTCCAACCTCGATATTATCCGCAGCCTCATTACCAAACTCATCATTTCCTACGAGCGTTTGGGCTATCCGAATAAAACCGAGGAACTGAAACGGATGATGGATGTACTGTCTGATTTTTAG
- a CDS encoding nucleoside phosphorylase, which produces MALPIAESELILNPDGSVYHIHLRPEQLADKVIVVGDQDRVATVSAHFDSIEHREKNREFITHTGTFRGERITVLSTGIGTDNIDIVLNELDALVNIDLKTRTILPQKRALKIVRIGTSGALQGDIPVDSFVASSHGMGLDGLLNYYAGLDLCDVPEIATAFQQHAGWLPGMPYPYVVEASQTLLHTLAHDLTQGITATAPGFYGPQGRQLRLAPALPDLNEKLGSFTHNGHRITNFEMETSALYGLGKLLGHECCTVCAIIANRVAKQYSKDYKKTVNDLIRLVLERLSGSSA; this is translated from the coding sequence ATGGCTTTACCCATTGCTGAATCAGAACTCATTTTAAATCCCGACGGCAGCGTTTATCATATCCATCTGCGGCCCGAACAGCTTGCCGATAAGGTTATTGTGGTGGGCGATCAGGACAGGGTAGCCACGGTTTCGGCGCATTTCGACAGTATTGAACATCGTGAAAAGAACCGTGAGTTTATTACACATACCGGCACTTTTCGGGGCGAACGCATCACGGTTTTGTCAACCGGCATTGGTACCGATAATATCGACATTGTGCTCAACGAGCTGGATGCGCTGGTAAACATCGACCTGAAAACGCGTACCATTCTGCCGCAGAAACGTGCGCTTAAAATTGTACGTATTGGTACTTCGGGTGCGCTGCAGGGCGATATTCCGGTGGACAGTTTCGTGGCTTCCTCGCACGGCATGGGTCTCGACGGGTTACTGAACTACTATGCCGGGCTTGATCTCTGCGATGTGCCTGAAATAGCCACCGCTTTTCAGCAGCACGCCGGCTGGCTGCCCGGCATGCCGTATCCCTATGTGGTGGAAGCCTCGCAAACACTGCTCCACACCCTTGCACACGACCTGACGCAGGGCATTACCGCCACCGCTCCCGGCTTTTACGGTCCGCAGGGAAGGCAGCTTCGCCTCGCTCCCGCACTTCCCGACCTGAACGAAAAACTCGGCAGTTTTACCCACAATGGTCACCGCATCACCAATTTCGAAATGGAAACCTCGGCGCTATACGGACTGGGCAAACTGCTCGGACATGAGTGCTGTACCGTGTGTGCCATAATTGCCAACCGCGTAGCAAAGCAGTACAGTAAAGACTACAAGAAAACAGTAAACGATCTTATCCGGCTCGTTCTTGAACGCCTTTCCGGTTCTTCGGCATAG